The genome window ACGGGCGAACCGCGCTCGTGTCCCTGGGCAACATGTTCTTGTTACAGATGATATTAGCGTCCTCCAGAAGTTGTGCGCATTCTTTTCCGCCTCCGAACTCCGAAACATCAAGGGCGATCGCATGGGACCTGGTGAAACCTAGGTCCGGGCAAAGGACCGGTATTCCGAGTTCGTACAGGGACTCGCCTAGCTGACGGGAGTTCTTGCATGCCTGTGCGGCGTAATCCTTAGCGAAAACTTCCATCTCCGCAAGCGTGACGGCTAGCGCCGCCATGGCGTGAAGGTGGTGGCTCGACGTGACACCGGGGAAAACCGCCTTCTGAAGCTTCTTCTCCTGATCTTCGGTCATATTCGATCCCAGGAGCAGCCCGTGGTTGGGTCCGGGGAACGTCTTGTGCGTCGACGACGATATGATGTTCACCCCTTCTCTCAGAGGATCGTGGAACTGTCCGCCTGCGACGAGGCCTAGGACGTGCGCGCAGTCCTCCCATACGAGGCATCCGATCTCATTGAAAGTGTCCTCAAGCTCCTTGAGGGGCGGAGGGAACAGGAAAACGGAGAGGCCGAACTGGGCCACCTTGGGTTTTACTTCTTTGAGCAGCTTTATCGTCCCGTCGACATCGAGATTCATGTTCTCTTCGTTGAACGGATAGTTGACCGAGTTGACCGCCCTCTGTCCGAAAGCTCCGAACTCGCATGTGGAAATGTGCGCCCCCTGTGCGAGCGCGCATGTGGTGATTGTATCTCCCGGCTCTGCAAATGCGAAAAGAACGGCCATGTTGGCAACCGTACCGGATATCGGCCTTACGTCGGCAAAATCGGCCTTGAACAGATTTTTGGCAAGCTCCATGGCTTTGGTCTCGACCTTGTCCACGTAGATGTTGCCCTGATAGTAGCGTTTTCCGGGAAGCCCCTCGGCATACCTGTCGGCGAAATCCGAGATTAGCATCTCTTTGGCCAGAGGGCTCATGAGATTC of Methanomassiliicoccaceae archaeon contains these proteins:
- the glyA gene encoding serine hydroxymethyltransferase; the encoded protein is MTAEDAKYIREQVMNHNKWFEESIPMIASENLMSPLAKEMLISDFADRYAEGLPGKRYYQGNIYVDKVETKAMELAKNLFKADFADVRPISGTVANMAVLFAFAEPGDTITTCALAQGAHISTCEFGAFGQRAVNSVNYPFNEENMNLDVDGTIKLLKEVKPKVAQFGLSVFLFPPPLKELEDTFNEIGCLVWEDCAHVLGLVAGGQFHDPLREGVNIISSSTHKTFPGPNHGLLLGSNMTEDQEKKLQKAVFPGVTSSHHLHAMAALAVTLAEMEVFAKDYAAQACKNSRQLGESLYELGIPVLCPDLGFTRSHAIALDVSEFGGGKECAQLLEDANIICNKNMLPRDTSAVRPSGLRLGSQEMTRVGMKESEMKEVAELIARVVKKKEDPAKVKKDVKALKKQFSNIQYCFNAGEPAYEYRKLVP